A region of the Silene latifolia isolate original U9 population chromosome 9, ASM4854445v1, whole genome shotgun sequence genome:
aaccgtgtgaagtgtaattttaagggacAATAGTGTAATTTTGGGTGACAATTTAAACACATTAATCATGTTCACTATTGCCTTTTCAAGGAGTTACTGTTGCGTATGCTCGGGACGTTTGAGCAACCAGGCACACAATCAGACAGCAACTATGACGACTTGTACCAGATCTGGGACACCTTCATCGTCGACAGTGACCGCACCGTTAACTTGAAAACCGACTTGCTATTTGTCCCGTTCTGCATTGACGACCATTTTGCATGCGTATGTATCAATCACAAATCAAATACAGTCGACTTGCTGGACGGGCAAAGGCATTCTGACTTGAAGAAGTCGCTGTTTGGCAAAGCAGCGCGTTTAATTGTAAGTTATTGTCGATCGCTTTCTTCCGAATGCTATCTTTTTTGTTCAATCAGTTTTTTTAAGGTAATTACGTACATTTGCAGTCTAGCGCAGTGAGTGATTATTTAGAATCACGggataaggaaaagaagaacactaGGGCACGGGAAATTCCTAATTATGTGTTGCGCCAGATACCTTTCAGCGGGATGTCACCAACTCTCAACCAACCGTAGTCGGGTCTGTTTCACCATGATGGTGATGCTCTTATACGAGGGTCTTCCTTTTCAGCATGAAGATCTCGAGAAGAAGAAATCACGGCGCTATTTGGTGATCCATTTGGTAGCAACCCTCGCTCGGAGACATGAACATTTTGCGCGAAGGTGTGCTCGAGAAGGTCAAAGCTTTTGTTAGCACGAAGGACAAACTGTGGAAGGTATTACAACGAAGCGTAGACGACCCCGTGCCAATGTGAAAAAATAACAACCTTAATTTAGTAGTTCTGTTTTTGTGGGAATATTCCCTTGGCTATGTAAACACTTATTTCATACTTTGCATTATTTGCATATGTTAGCAAACTTAATGTAGACAGTTAGTTTTTGTGTAAATAATCTTACGACATTCTATAAAAGAATGCCTTTTCCTCTCAAGCAAGATGCAGCCTCAACTGTCTTTCAATGTATCTACttcaacaatatagagtaatatgttagttaaatcaatcagaagaaagtgtgactgtaatacacaaaagtgtaattctaaccgtcagaagtgtaattctaacaggccATATCAGTGACAGATTTACCTTACATTAcataaaatataaatgtaattttaaaaggcaaaagtgtcattttagtaGTTTTATTTATGAAAAGATAGTAATGTTGTTTTACCTATCTGAAAGATGTTGCAATAATAACTATGTGTACTTTGAAGAACATAATTTGTCATAATAGTCAAGAGTGAAAATTTCAACGTTCTGAATTTGCACATTATAACTGTGTCGTCTAATAAAAAATACTTCATCAAAATACATTGTAATACCAACGGCGACCACTTGTCTTCTCGCGGTTTGATGTCTAAACACAATACGAAACATCATGTTGTACCTCGTATTTTGTGTAGACATCCCAAAAAATTGTACTACTTATTACGTCTTAAATTGATTATTCTAAGatgccttcttcttcttcttcttcgtcttcttctccttcttcttcgtcttctccatcttcttcttcttccgacgAGGTTTCTGACGATTGCGAGACTGGCGGGTGCTCTGcgaatgggttagggcagttccttttgtcatggttagctaatcgcttgcaatttttacacatgcggtttggcttccttgccaaagcaactgctttttccttcttcgacaacattctctttccgctccctttgttcttggatttcttgggcgGTAAAATGGTTATCTCCTCACTAGGAGAACATCCAAGAATTTTCTCCAACTGTTGTCGTTTATTCAATGATGATCCTAATGGTGAGAGTTTCTCCTTAAACTGTCTAATTAGACAAGAGAAGTTATCGACATCATTCTTCAATTTGCCCATGAGCAACCCAACTGTATCGATGAATCTCCGACCACACATTCGACATCGCAATCTGttttccatctattatatcaaCGTCCTCAGTTGCTTCACCATTACAATCGAACATTTTAGACAACCTTGCATCTTTACACCATCTTTTAACAATACATTGTTCTGGAATAATCTTCACTCTGTTTGATGAGTAAATCCATATGACATGCCGGCAAATAATGCCAATCCTCTCAAGCATTCTGCAGCTACAAGTGGCTTTCAGTGTATCTAGTTCAACATTATAaagtaatatgttagttaaatcagtcaGATGAAAGTGTTCTTTGTAATACACAAAAGTagcattttaatcaataaaagtgtgattgtaacggataaaagtataactttaatcaatttgtaattttaactacCCAAAGTGTAATACTAatcaataaaagtgtaattttaacggattaAAGTATAACTTTAGCAACCCAACGTATTATTTTAACAACCCAACGTATAATTCTAACAACCCTAGGTGTAAATCtaatcaacaaaagtataattttaacggataaaagtataattttagtaaaCAAATGCTACTGAGAATGATACCAGGCGTATGTGACCTCATAATTTCTCTCCCCTGCTTGCATCTCTTACGGTGGTCACTTCTAAAGAGCCACACTCGGTGAATCCTATACTTTTACAAGTACCAATTGAGCACTTGGCCTCTTCTTTAAATTCCTCGAATACTTTATGACTGTACACTTCCGCCCCGTGCACTTCAATAGCTAGATGCGTTGATATTTCAGGGAAATTGTGTCTCATTACGGTTGTCAATCTGTTTTCGTGTGTGTCTTTCTTTGGTCCATCGCGCTGTCAAAACGCATCGTAAACTCAACTAATGTGCCTGACTTactctcaaatctcttaaaaaaactattttcgctctctgatctttgggttGTCCTCATAACACCTCCCATATCTAGGTCCCTACAATGAGCCATAACCTAGTGCCTCCTTTTAGCGTACATTTCTTGGAACCAGTCAATGTTATTAACATTGTGTTCCCTGCCAATTTCCTCCCATTTTGCATCGAACTCTGCCGGTTCAATGTCTTCATCCCATATTATGGCATTCAATTTCTTTAGAAACACTGAATAATCATCTCTCGCCATTCCATACTTGCTTGGAaccttgttcatgatatgccacatacaatagcGGTGGCGCGCTATCTTGAACACCAACGGCACCGCTTTAAGAATACCAGCATCCTGATCGGTGATAATATACTTAGGATCTTTGCCACCCATCGCACCCAGAAAACGGGTGAACACCCATTTAAACAAGTCTGCATCTTCATGAGCAACAAGCGCTCCACAGAAAGTGACTGACCGTTTATGATTATCAACCCTCGTGAAAGGTGTGAATGACAtgtcatacttattggtggaatacgtcggatcgaatgacactgcatccccaaaaactgagtagttccttctagcgatcCCGTCGGCCCAAATAGCTTTACTAAGGCTACCGTCATaatcaacatcatagtcaaagaagaacccCGGTCTAGTAACAGCCAATTCCTTAAAGTGGTCCACGAACATCTGACCGtcccgttcatgaatgtagcatttcacatccctgtgaaagttcttaaaagaattcaaactagcaccgatgttttcaaacccattaacatgttccttCAGAATCTTGTAAGTCTTCGTAgctcctatcttcagctgttGATTAATGACAATCTTTTAGATGTACAGATTTTAATCatcaaaaacataattaaaacatatacaaatagatcagttcaaaaaaagaaaagtgttgttttaacaatagaaaatgtaattgtagactcaaaaagtgtcattttagatgacaaaagtgtaattctaacaaaataaagtgaaattataacataaacaagtgtaattttaatcaagaaaagtgtaattccaatcaACTCAgccttgaattataaaggattatcattttgtgatagtctgttaTGTTGCATTACAACTTTTGAAACTCTCTATCTCTTGCTGATAGAGAAAACAGATACAAATGTATAAGTTCAAAAAAACAAAAGTGTTCTTTTAACAAGAAAAAATGTAATTGTAGACGCAAGAAGTGTCATTTTAgttgacaaaagtgtaattctaacaaattaaagtgaaattaaaacataaccaagtgtaatttcaatcaagacaagtgtaattttaattaactcacccttgaattataaaggattatcattttgtgatagtctgttaTGTTGCATGCCAACTTTTGGAACTCTCTATCTCTGGCTGATACGAGTTCATGGTTGTGCCCACTGTGGAATCTGTCAATTCGTAATTCCCCCTTCATCAAGAACAGCCTAATCCTCGCTTTGCAACCAACACGCCTGACTTTGTGTCTCCTACCTGAGTCCTGCCCGCCACTACACTCCAATTGTCCCTTCTGTTTGAACCCCTCTCGGTTGCAAACCAACAGTTTAGATTTGATCTCCCCTCCACGCCATCTCTTAGTCGTGTACTTACGCACATCAAAACCACAAGCAACAGCATAAATTCTATAAAATGTCACTGCTTCCTCTATTTCCAGGAATTCCTGACCAACATAGGGGGTGAACTTAGCTTCAACATCTTTGCAAAATTCTTCTTCGTTCGGCTTTTGTTTTCCATTGTGCTCAATATTATCTGACAATAGCGTAAGAATTATCAATTGTTTTGCATATATTTGTTCAAattatatatttcttaaaattacacttttcgtagttataattacacttttgcctgttagaattacactttctactattacaattatagtttataaacttgcagcttttctgttacaatcaaccctttggttgttaaaattacagttttctgtgttacaattatacttgtttctattagaattacagtttgaaaacttacagaaattgtcttttgcaatcacacttttgcctgttaaaattacagtccAATCTGTTAGAATTATGctttttattattacaattacAGTTTCAAAACTTGCTTTTCTGTTACAATAAACCATTTggttgttataattacacttttgtatgttacaattatacttgtaattattacaATTACAGTTTGAAAACTGACATATTTTGTCTCTTACAATAACACTTTtacctgttaaaattatacttttatcagATATAATTACAGTTTTATAAGTTATACTTACGATATTGACAATTTCAATTTAAGATACAAATATTACACTTTTGAAATTCAATTCtaccataataattacaataatactttGGTGGCTTACATTCACACCTTTTgcagttaaaattacaattttcatCGAATTCACTGTTATAAATTTCAAGCCTGACCCTATGATGTTGAACTTATTATTCACAGAGTTCAACTTCCATCATGGAGCAGTTTAACTTATTATTCACAGAGTTGATATTTAACTCCATAATGATGGAGTTCATGATAAAACAGTGGATTTACAGATTTTACATAATAAAAAACAAGcttcaaaaataacctaaaatacacttcctcatcatatttaaaGAACTGTTAATATCTAACCTAATATTTTCATAACAATATGATATATAAACTAAcatgaagaaaataaaaaaaaaaaaacaatccaataattaccatggccaaatggaaccatttgcaaatccgtcattttttacgttggacgttggtcttgttgtttgtttctcaGCTTCGAGGGTAATAATGGAAGATGCTcaaggataataatggaagatgaacAAGGAAGCTGATAAAGGAAGATGGAAAATGAAGAAAGTAGGATTTGCTCTCAATTTTCGCCAGTctgatgagtttttttttttcaaattgtgttttggtggagTATGTCTAAGAAATGTGTTGAGGAAGGTTGATGAGTGATTATGCATGTGTTTGTGTGTGCACAGTGGGTAATAGCAAATTGTCGACATGACCCTTTCTCTCTCCCGCTCACCCTATTTTTTTTTCACGCCTATAATGGGCTTAAAGTAGGCAAATCTCCACTCTCCATTCTTCTAATCCAAGGGCCCTAaaaaagacttagggactcaaaagatattaaggacttagaagaacttatcACTATATATATACAAGATACTAAACTAACTTAATTGACTTTTAAAAAGACAAATacttcatcttttttcatttctaGTGCATATATGGTTGATGATTACTGGTCTATTGACCATGATGAACCCATTGACATTCTTAATTTCATCCATCTGCCTTTGCGTCTGAGTCATCTTTTAGTTCAGGAAGAAAAGTCCTTGGCGAATAGAGGTCAAGATTGGCTCCCAacatcgtgaaaaatgtgtttgtGTGTGTAAGAAAGGTTGTGATCATGCAAAACTCAGACATCAAATAGCTAGAGAAATAAAGGACAAAAGTGAAGAAGATAAGTGCCATCGGGATCCTCCGCCGCACCCACCTCACTTGAATGCGGAAGTATTGAAGAAGGAGGAGGAGACGAACAACAAGAAGAGGATGACGACTTCACTTACAAATCCAAATTTCTGACAACCCGTATTCAAAAGGTATTGTAAGTAAAGAACTGTGTGAACTTTAACTCTTTCGAGATACGTAAGTaacctaattattataaatttaaaaaaaaatcaaatttaattattggtattattatatTAAAAAGTTAAAATAATTTCGTTCAAACATTTTTCTAATTAGTACTTCAATTTCTCAAAATTCAAAAAACTAGTTCAGACCAACTTTTCCCACCCAAACACAGTCTGCCTCAACTCCGTCGTGTTAGGTTAGGCCTCTAAAACATAGCACAACTTAAGCACGACCTGACACTGCCTAGTGCCTACCTTTAGTGTCATGCTTGGCTCCTCCACCCCATCTCCACTCGCTGTTGCATTAGCCTGTCCTAGTGGCCAGCCGTGTTCTTAACAAAGATGTTGGATAAATTTTTTTATAAAGGAAAAAAAATCATTGAAATTCACCTTTCATCAAAACAAAGTTGCGTTGAAATAATTATCACAAATTGGTACATGTCGCCTATTTCTCTTCGAGTTTCGATTCACAATTTTCGGAAGTGTACCAATTTGTGATAATTATTTCAACGCAACTTTGTGATAATTATTTCAACATGTATTTGCACCAATTTGGTACAAAGTTACGTTGAAATAATTATCACAAATAATTTACCAAATTCGTGCAAATCCATTCTACctattattttcattcatttattttgGTAAATTCTTTATTTTTTGCACTATTTTAGAAAAAACCTTGGTcagaagtgttttatactttcaacaacaacaacatcagagccttaatcccaaaatgatttggggtcggctgacatgaatcatcctttcgaaccgtccatgggcgaacgcacgcctcaaaatgcgaataaaaaaagggaaaatgaaaaacaaaaaggaagaacgaaaatgtaattgaaagtcaaggtaaacttaggggttttaaaatcgaatttcggatttcttttataaaaacttaaaatttaaatcgagagaaaagattaaaacgatttttaaaaaccgaaatagaattaaggatccggaatgaaccaagtaaaatctataagaaagtggttggtaaaaaagtgtaataaaggagacaagaataaataatttaatttctttaaattaaataaaaaaacactaaatatgtcgaaaaaaacatcaaatattaaaaatccacatgtatcctttccctccattgtgccctctccgtcaccatatatactctcctcaagccccataaatctcatatcgtgctctatcactctcaaccatgtctgtctcggtcttcctctacctctagggaccttttctctTCTCcgagtctccagcctcctaactggtgcgtccataggtctccttctcacatggccaaaccatcttagtcgattttccatcatcttgtcctctattggcgcctcttttaccttttccctaatcacctcattccttaaccgatctttccttgtatgtctgcacatccacctcaacatgcgcatctccgccacactcatcttttgaatgtgacaatgtttcacggcccaacactcggaaccgtaaagtaaggcaaacctaattgtcgtgcgataaaattttccctttaatctttggggcatatctttatcgcatagaaaccctgaagcactctttcatttcaaccatcccgctttaattctgttagccacatctccgtctaactccccatctttttgaataatagatcctagatatctgaagaaatcagacccctcaacaacattcccatcgaaaataatactccccgcctctgacgatctcaaccccgccaccttagtgaactgacaccacAAATgctcagtcttactcctgctcagcctaaacccacgagtctTTAAAGTCtacctccacaattccaactttctctccaccccctcttttgtctcatcaatcaacacaatatcatcagcaaacatcatacaccatgggatgtcgtcctgaatatcccttgtcaactcatccataactatagcaaagagaaaaggactaagtgcggaaccttgatgcaccccgatggtaatgggaaattcttccgttctcccaacattagtgcgaacacttgtactagccccctcatacatgtcctttatgaggtcaatatattttcgcgacacaccctttctcgccaaagcccaccaaagtacttctcttggtaccctatcatatgccttttccaagtcaataaaaaccatatgcaagtccttcttcttgtcccgatggtgttccatcaactgtctcatgataaaaatcacaACCATAGTCGATCTttcgggcataaatccaaattggttatccaagatgtctacacatctcctagcctttgctcgattacccgctcccataacttcatcgtatgactcataagtttaattccccgataattggaacactcttgaacatcacctttgttcttgtacaaaagGACAAGCTTCTCTTCCAAGTCGATgacatcttgttgctcctccaaatcttgttgaagagcattgttacccattcgatccctttctccccaaagcacctccaaacttctatgggtataccatccggtccctctgctttctttgaccccatctttcttaacgcctttctaacttcactcttttgtattctacgcacaaattaccgattaaccatgcttggtgttacctctacatccccaaaaccttgttcctgatgtccattgaataaagtatcaaagtaagaactccatctagcctttatttcgttatcctgaaccagaaccttgtcgtccatatctttcacacacctaactctcccaatatctctcgtaTTTCGGTCTCTTATGtgagccagtttatagatatccttctctccttctctcgtgtccaacctggcatacacttcttggttaaccTTTGCCCTCGCATCCCAtacggcctttttagcggctcgtctagcctccttgtacttttcaaagttctcatcactcatgcatttccccaaaaccttatagcattcacgtttagtctttatcgcttgtctcaccacatcgttccaccaagatgcGTCCTTACTTGATGGTATATTCCTtttagattcccctaacacctccctcgccaaatcctttacaacatgctccaatttatcccacgttgcatcaatatctttctcctcgcaatccgaccaaatatcgctacttccaaccttatccaaaaacacttgttggtttcccccttgtagcttccaccacttgatccgtgcctcaccgattatctttctcttcctcaactctctcttaccccgaaaatcaagcaCCACTAGTCCATAttgtgttgcggcactttccccgggtatgaccttgcaatcggtgtactctttcctccacacattccttaccaaaaggaagtcaatttgactagcatttcctccacttctataagtcaccaaatgagaatgtcttttctcgaaccaagtgttcattaccacccaagtcatatgccaaagcaaaatctaatatgtcacttcctgcttcatttctctccccgaacccaaaacccccatgaatgttctcgaagccaactcgactagtacccacatgcccattgaagtcaccaccaatgatcaatttctctccaatagggactcgttctacaacctcttccaaatcttcccagaaggctcgtcgaaaagaagcatccaaatctacttgaggtgcgtaagcacttataatagtcaccacctcatccccgactacaagcttaatgctcataatcctatcactctttctcgataCTTCTACCACATCATCAATGTATGTGATAATTTACAAGTGTTTTATACTTTCatctgaaaaaaataataatttatttttcaaatgaatGATGGGAAACAAAAATTGATAGTGATTTGCATGGGCGGACCTAGGGGGTCCCGGGGGGCAAGTGCACCTCATTAAGTTTTAGAAATAGATTTGTATAAGTATCATAATTAGACAACAAGCTATCATGGCTCAGTTGGCAGAGTAGTGGACTTCTGTCTAACCTGTACTAGGTTCGATTCTTGCCCCATATACTTTGTGTTAACTATTTTTGTGGTTGTTTATTGGGCTAAAGCCATGTAATTTGATTGTTTTTTCGTGTATATATGAAAAAATTGGTTGTCACGTGATTCAAACCTTTGACCTTCAAGTGATTTACTTACCACAAATCCATTGAACTACTTGAACTTCATGCTAAATTAAGTATTTAAATATATTATATGTTGTACAAGATATattattttaaaaggtatttccCTCACTTCATTCAATTCTATACATTTACTTTATACATGTATATCAATGCTTATTTTTtttgttcatatgtttagttacatattaataaaaattgataTTCACAATGTACTCGGTAAGAGAATTTAAACAAGATTTCACATACTATTTTTTGagaaattttaaaaataaaacactATTTATGAATAGTGTCCAAAAATCAAATGTATAGAATTAAATGAAATGAGAGAATTATAATGTATTTTGagaaattttcaaaataaaaCACTATTTATTGAGACCAATTGTTTTTCAATGCTTTTACTTATATAATACGAGTAACTAATTTAGGGGAAAAAATTCCAAAATATGAAAAAGTCATCCCAAAAAAAAGATataatatgataaaaaaaaaaaaaaaaatcagtgcCCCCTTCTACTAATTTTCTAGGTCCGCCACTGGTGATTTGCATCAATCATGGCTACTTCACAATAAAAGGAGAGACTTGTATACCTTGAATTGTGATTTGCATTGCATTGAGAGACGCTATTTTACGCTTAAAAAGTCATCCGCAAGTTATGATAAATGTGACtaaaaactccaacaaaaacAATTACAGAGTACGCTAAAGCCCTAGTCTACCAAGACTCTTTCATCAACAAAAGAAGAAAGGTGGATATATGTTAAAATTCAGGAACACC
Encoded here:
- the LOC141601093 gene encoding protein FAR-RED IMPAIRED RESPONSE 1-like, coding for MSFTPFTRVDNHKRSVTFCGALVAHEDADLFKWVFTRFLGAMGGKDPKYIITDQDAGILKAVPLVFKIARHRYCMWHIMNKVPSKYGMARDDYSVFLKKLNAIIWDEDIEPAEFDAKWEEIGREHNVNNIDWFQEMYAKRRH